A region from the Brevibacterium paucivorans genome encodes:
- a CDS encoding YdhK family protein yields MRKRLITTVATGVLGGALVLTGCSTGGDQDQATPSSTSQHEGHGSGGINDGGGMEHPMDGGPAPEGIEKASSPKYPAGTKVTLTADHMEGMDGANATIVGAFDTYTYAVNFTPTTGGDPIKDHKWVVQEEIKDAGDQRLADGTEVTLEAKHMEGMKGTHATIASSTDETVYMVDYESDGMTMTNHKWVVESEIKPAS; encoded by the coding sequence ATGCGTAAGCGCCTTATCACCACCGTCGCCACGGGAGTGCTCGGCGGAGCACTCGTGCTCACCGGCTGCAGTACTGGCGGAGACCAGGACCAGGCGACGCCATCGTCGACCAGTCAGCACGAGGGCCACGGAAGCGGTGGCATCAACGACGGCGGCGGGATGGAGCATCCGATGGACGGCGGCCCCGCCCCAGAGGGCATCGAGAAGGCTTCCTCGCCGAAGTACCCGGCCGGCACCAAGGTCACGCTCACCGCCGACCACATGGAGGGCATGGACGGCGCAAACGCCACGATCGTCGGCGCGTTCGACACCTACACCTATGCGGTGAACTTCACGCCCACCACCGGCGGGGATCCGATCAAGGACCACAAGTGGGTCGTGCAGGAGGAGATCAAGGACGCCGGCGACCAGCGCCTGGCCGACGGTACCGAAGTCACCCTCGAGGCCAAACACATGGAGGGCATGAAGGGCACTCACGCCACCATCGCCTCCTCCACCGACGAGACCGTCTACATGGTCGACTACGAGTCCGACGGTATGACCATGACGAACCACAAGTGGGTCGTCGAGAGCGAGATCAAGCCGGCCTCCTGA
- a CDS encoding DUF3099 domain-containing protein, translating into MSKEQTVRVTDAQHSHEAESNGRMRQYMVLMAIRLACFFVAALTSGWVRWTAAAGAIVLPWIAVTIANTVRRHFYTDTDEIAGAPTPQALGDEPEDDDDEEPDVVMGEIVGVLEKPQGEQGPDPDDRGRA; encoded by the coding sequence GTGAGCAAGGAACAGACTGTTCGTGTTACCGATGCTCAGCACTCCCACGAAGCCGAGTCGAACGGGCGTATGCGTCAGTACATGGTTCTGATGGCGATTCGCTTGGCGTGCTTTTTTGTCGCGGCGCTCACGTCAGGGTGGGTGCGCTGGACGGCTGCTGCAGGGGCGATTGTTCTGCCGTGGATTGCGGTCACGATTGCGAATACGGTGCGGCGGCATTTTTACACGGATACTGACGAGATTGCGGGTGCTCCTACGCCGCAGGCTTTGGGTGATGAACCTGAGGATGATGACGATGAGGAGCCCGATGTGGTGATGGGCGAGATCGTTGGGGTGTTGGAGAAGCCTCAGGGCGAGCAGGGCCCAGACCCAGACGATAGGGGGCGCGCGTGA
- a CDS encoding heavy metal translocating P-type ATPase produces the protein MTDPTTHHHHHDHDGVATTESGHVDDSHAEHEGHAVKHGAHAGHGDHGSGHSGHAGHGDHVSQFRRLFWINLVIAIPVVAFSPMFAMLLGYSVPSWAGWVAAVLGTVMYAWGGTPFLTGAVSELKSRKPGMMLLIALGITVAFLASWAATVGLVHHELEFWWELALLIVIMLLGHWIEMRSLAQTTSALDSLAALLPDEAERVEGDETVKVDPAELRVGDVVIVRPGGSVPADGTVIDGRADMDESMITGESRPVARGEGDAVTAGTVATDSGLRVEITATGDDTALAGINRLVAEAQGSSSRAQRIADKAAALLFWFALGAALITAVAWTLFGLPNDAVIRTITVLVIACPHALGLAIPLVVSIATERAARGGVLVKDRLALESMRQVDAVLFDKTGTLTKGEPTVTGVEPIAGLDAEQVLALAAAAEADSEHPLAQAIVAAAKDKSLTVEPASGFSSSPAVGVTATVAGQEIRVGGPRLLEETGQHEIDAAEEWRAAGAIILHVLRDNTVIGGLKLADEVRPESRDAVDALHELGVEVVMITGDAEAVANEVGRELGIDRVFAGVRPEDKSAKVDQLQKEGKKVAMVGDGVNDAPALAQSDIGIAIGAGTDVAIASAGVILASSDPRSVLSVIQLSRAAYRKMKQNLWWAAGYNLLSVPLAAGVLAPVGFVMPMSVGAILMSISTVVVALNAQLLRRIDLTPDASTRSVLERQK, from the coding sequence GTGACGGACCCGACCACGCATCACCATCACCATGACCACGACGGCGTCGCGACCACCGAGTCCGGCCATGTTGACGACTCGCATGCCGAGCACGAAGGCCACGCCGTGAAACACGGTGCCCACGCCGGGCACGGCGATCACGGCAGTGGTCATAGTGGTCATGCGGGCCATGGCGACCACGTCAGCCAGTTCCGTCGACTGTTCTGGATCAACCTCGTCATCGCCATCCCGGTGGTCGCGTTCTCCCCCATGTTCGCCATGCTCCTGGGCTACTCGGTGCCCAGCTGGGCGGGCTGGGTCGCCGCGGTGCTCGGCACCGTCATGTACGCCTGGGGCGGCACACCGTTCCTCACCGGTGCCGTCAGCGAGCTGAAGAGCCGCAAGCCCGGCATGATGCTGCTGATCGCGCTCGGGATCACCGTGGCGTTCCTCGCCTCCTGGGCCGCCACCGTGGGGCTCGTCCACCACGAGCTCGAGTTCTGGTGGGAGCTGGCGCTGCTGATCGTTATCATGCTGCTCGGCCACTGGATCGAGATGCGGTCCCTGGCCCAGACAACCTCGGCGCTGGACTCCCTTGCCGCGTTGCTGCCCGACGAAGCGGAGCGCGTCGAGGGCGACGAAACCGTCAAGGTCGACCCGGCCGAGCTGCGCGTCGGCGACGTCGTCATCGTCCGCCCCGGAGGCAGCGTCCCCGCCGACGGCACCGTCATCGACGGCCGCGCTGACATGGACGAGTCGATGATCACCGGCGAGTCGCGCCCCGTCGCCCGCGGCGAGGGCGATGCGGTCACCGCCGGCACTGTGGCCACTGACTCCGGTTTGCGGGTGGAGATCACCGCCACCGGCGACGACACGGCACTGGCCGGCATCAACAGGCTCGTCGCCGAGGCCCAGGGGTCTTCGTCCCGCGCCCAGCGCATCGCCGACAAGGCGGCTGCCTTGCTATTCTGGTTCGCCCTCGGGGCCGCTCTGATCACTGCCGTCGCCTGGACCCTCTTCGGGCTGCCCAACGATGCCGTCATCCGCACCATCACCGTGCTCGTCATCGCCTGCCCGCACGCGCTCGGTCTGGCGATCCCGCTGGTCGTGTCCATCGCCACCGAGCGCGCCGCCCGCGGCGGCGTCCTGGTCAAGGACCGCCTCGCGCTGGAGTCCATGCGCCAGGTCGACGCAGTGCTCTTCGACAAGACCGGCACCCTGACCAAGGGCGAGCCCACCGTCACCGGCGTCGAGCCGATCGCCGGCCTGGACGCCGAGCAGGTACTCGCCCTAGCCGCTGCCGCCGAGGCCGACAGCGAGCACCCGCTCGCCCAGGCCATCGTCGCTGCCGCCAAAGACAAGAGCCTGACCGTCGAACCAGCCAGTGGATTCTCGTCCTCGCCGGCAGTGGGGGTCACCGCGACCGTGGCCGGCCAGGAGATCCGCGTCGGAGGCCCCCGACTGCTCGAGGAGACCGGGCAGCACGAGATCGACGCCGCCGAGGAGTGGCGAGCCGCGGGCGCGATCATCCTGCACGTCCTACGCGACAATACTGTGATCGGCGGGCTCAAGCTTGCCGACGAGGTCCGGCCAGAGTCCCGCGACGCCGTCGACGCGCTTCATGAGCTCGGCGTCGAGGTCGTCATGATCACCGGCGACGCCGAGGCCGTGGCGAACGAGGTGGGAAGAGAGCTCGGCATCGACCGGGTCTTCGCCGGCGTCCGCCCCGAGGACAAGTCCGCCAAGGTCGACCAGCTGCAAAAGGAAGGCAAGAAGGTCGCCATGGTTGGTGACGGCGTCAACGACGCTCCGGCGCTGGCGCAGTCCGACATTGGTATCGCCATCGGCGCGGGCACCGACGTCGCCATCGCCTCAGCAGGGGTCATCCTCGCCAGTTCCGACCCGCGCAGCGTGCTCTCGGTTATCCAACTCTCCCGTGCCGCATACCGTAAAATGAAGCAGAACCTGTGGTGGGCTGCCGGGTACAACCTGCTCTCTGTGCCGCTCGCGGCCGGTGTGCTCGCACCCGTCGGCTTTGTCATGCCGATGTCGGTTGGCGCGATCCTGATGTCGATCTCCACCGTCGTCGTCGCCCTCAACGCCCAGTTGTTGCGTCGCATCGACCTCACCCCAGATGCAAGCACTCGTTCCGTCCTGGAGCGTCAGAAATGA
- a CDS encoding SURF1 family protein: MLRNYSFLASSAWIRYIVLALVAATLCAFLAMWQNDRRQQRDAEIATIEANYNAAPVELAEVVADTSAGLAAEDEWTKVEVRGKYEPELTVLARNRTVNNQPGFYVIVPFTTVAGDQILVNRGWVPAPSTGSASPDGVPKPPAGEATVTGWLRPTEDGSKDDNPDGIIRAIDTERVPGLKSPYKNAFVQAGAEDPAGDAGLSPLPPPSLDPGSHLSYTFQWIAFGIMILIAIVFTIVREKRTRESSPDAPTTYVVVDKEALKHGSKSGSRYGTSLHRTRDSATHRARRPVKDEDAEDAELNQQGL; encoded by the coding sequence ATGTTGCGGAACTATTCGTTTCTGGCGTCGTCTGCGTGGATTCGGTATATCGTGTTGGCACTGGTAGCGGCGACGTTGTGTGCGTTTCTTGCGATGTGGCAGAACGACCGTAGGCAGCAGCGGGACGCGGAGATTGCCACGATTGAGGCCAACTACAACGCTGCCCCGGTTGAGCTGGCCGAGGTGGTGGCGGACACCTCGGCGGGGTTGGCCGCTGAGGATGAGTGGACCAAGGTGGAGGTCCGCGGGAAGTACGAGCCGGAGCTTACGGTGTTGGCGCGGAACCGGACGGTGAATAACCAGCCGGGGTTTTATGTGATTGTGCCGTTTACGACGGTTGCGGGTGACCAGATTCTGGTGAATCGCGGGTGGGTGCCGGCGCCGTCGACTGGGTCGGCCAGCCCGGATGGTGTACCTAAGCCGCCTGCGGGTGAGGCGACGGTGACGGGCTGGTTGCGGCCCACGGAGGATGGCAGTAAGGACGATAATCCGGATGGCATTATTCGCGCGATTGATACTGAGCGCGTTCCGGGGTTGAAGAGTCCGTATAAGAATGCGTTTGTGCAGGCGGGTGCGGAGGATCCGGCTGGCGATGCGGGGTTGTCGCCTTTGCCGCCGCCGTCGTTGGATCCGGGGTCGCATTTGTCGTATACGTTTCAGTGGATTGCGTTTGGGATCATGATTCTCATTGCGATCGTGTTTACGATTGTGCGCGAAAAGAGGACCCGCGAGTCGTCTCCGGATGCGCCCACGACGTATGTGGTGGTTGACAAGGAAGCGCTCAAGCACGGGTCCAAGTCCGGTTCAAGGTACGGCACCAGTCTGCACCGCACCCGAGACAGCGCCACCCATCGCGCCCGCCGACCTGTCAAGGACGAAGACGCCGAAGACGCCGAGCTCAACCAACAAGGGCTCTAG
- a CDS encoding SixA phosphatase family protein, translating into MPTLVLARHAHATHDPMPDFDRHLTDEGEAEAALAGRFLSQFPLTHLVSSPAKRTTQTGQAVVDALNDAYRGRPDFNAVELQFEPALYDATVQTWLDTINAIPEDVPGAYIVGHNPIVWETVEQLSGVNLKKFKPSSVAVFRLPSWDVDTFPEPTVRYFGN; encoded by the coding sequence ATGCCCACTCTCGTTTTGGCGCGCCACGCGCACGCAACTCATGACCCCATGCCAGACTTCGACCGTCATCTCACGGATGAAGGGGAGGCCGAGGCGGCCCTCGCCGGCCGCTTTCTGTCACAGTTCCCGCTGACTCACCTGGTGTCGTCGCCGGCAAAACGCACAACCCAGACTGGGCAAGCAGTTGTTGATGCGCTCAACGACGCCTACCGCGGACGCCCAGATTTCAACGCCGTAGAACTGCAGTTCGAACCTGCTCTATACGACGCCACCGTTCAAACCTGGCTCGACACCATCAACGCGATCCCCGAAGACGTGCCCGGAGCATATATCGTGGGGCACAACCCCATCGTGTGGGAAACAGTTGAACAGCTCAGCGGTGTAAACCTCAAGAAGTTCAAACCATCATCCGTTGCAGTATTCCGGCTACCCAGTTGGGACGTCGACACATTCCCAGAACCCACTGTGCGGTACTTCGGAAACTAA
- the fabG gene encoding 3-oxoacyl-ACP reductase FabG: MPRTVLVTGGNRGIGRTIAEQFIAQGDRVAVTSRNGDAPEGALAVAADVTDSDSLDAAYTTVENELGPVEIIVANAGITRDNLLMRMSDEEFEDVINTNLTGVYRTVRRGITNLIRSKWGRIILISSVSGLYGVAGQANYSSSKAGLVGLARSITREVGSRGITANVVAPGFIRTDMTDELPESKQKEYLQAVPAKRFAEPQEVAKVVSWVASDDASYISGAVIPVDGGLGMGH, from the coding sequence GTGCCACGCACAGTACTCGTCACCGGCGGTAACCGCGGAATCGGACGCACAATCGCTGAACAATTCATCGCACAAGGCGACCGCGTCGCTGTCACCTCACGTAACGGAGACGCCCCAGAAGGTGCCCTCGCCGTCGCCGCCGACGTCACCGACTCCGACTCGCTCGACGCCGCTTACACCACGGTGGAAAACGAACTGGGTCCCGTTGAAATCATCGTCGCAAACGCTGGCATCACCCGCGATAACTTGCTCATGCGCATGAGCGACGAAGAATTCGAAGACGTCATCAACACCAACCTCACTGGTGTCTACCGCACGGTCCGCCGCGGCATCACCAACCTGATCCGCTCAAAGTGGGGCCGCATCATCCTTATCTCATCGGTATCCGGTCTCTACGGGGTCGCCGGCCAAGCCAACTACTCCTCTTCAAAAGCCGGCCTGGTGGGACTCGCCCGCTCGATCACCCGCGAAGTGGGCTCGCGCGGCATCACCGCAAACGTCGTCGCCCCCGGGTTCATCCGCACCGACATGACGGACGAACTCCCTGAATCCAAGCAGAAGGAATACCTGCAGGCTGTCCCCGCAAAGCGTTTCGCGGAACCTCAAGAAGTAGCCAAGGTCGTCAGCTGGGTTGCTTCCGATGACGCAAGCTATATTTCCGGTGCTGTCATTCCCGTTGACGGCGGTTTGGGAATGGGACACTAA
- a CDS encoding ABC transporter ATP-binding protein yields the protein MSEVLSLEDVVVRRGPHHLLDGLSLSVSEGQHWVILGPNGAGKTTLLELVSGRMHPTSGTVKILGEQLGRIDVFELRPRIGYASSALADRLPRSETAFDTVMTAAYGVVGRWTEEYDQIDEERAHDLLHAFGIGDFKDRTFGSLSEGERKRVQIARSLMTDPEILLLDEPASGLDLGGREDLLQALTEIIGGKYAPTTLMVTHHVEEIPQGTTHALLLRDGKVTAAGPLEETLTSQNLSETFGSNIELTTVGGRFHAQAQ from the coding sequence ATGAGCGAAGTGCTGAGCTTAGAAGATGTTGTTGTTCGCCGTGGTCCTCACCACCTGTTGGACGGACTGAGCCTCTCAGTATCTGAAGGACAGCACTGGGTGATCCTCGGCCCCAACGGCGCTGGCAAGACCACACTGTTGGAACTCGTATCCGGACGCATGCACCCCACCAGCGGAACCGTGAAGATTCTTGGTGAGCAGCTGGGCCGCATCGATGTGTTTGAACTGCGTCCGCGCATCGGATATGCATCGTCCGCACTTGCCGACCGTCTGCCACGCAGCGAAACCGCCTTCGACACCGTCATGACCGCCGCATACGGAGTGGTTGGTCGCTGGACTGAAGAGTACGACCAGATCGACGAAGAACGCGCCCACGACCTTCTGCACGCTTTTGGTATTGGTGATTTCAAAGACCGCACATTTGGTTCTCTGTCTGAAGGTGAACGTAAACGTGTGCAGATTGCCCGCTCACTCATGACTGACCCGGAGATTCTGCTCCTGGACGAACCAGCGTCGGGACTCGACCTGGGCGGCCGCGAAGACCTGCTGCAGGCGCTCACGGAGATCATCGGCGGAAAGTACGCACCTACCACCCTCATGGTCACCCACCACGTGGAAGAGATTCCGCAGGGCACCACGCACGCTCTGCTTCTTCGCGACGGAAAAGTGACAGCAGCTGGTCCTTTGGAGGAGACCCTGACCTCCCAGAACCTGTCTGAAACGTTTGGCTCGAACATCGAACTCACCACTGTCGGTGGTCGCTTCCACGCTCAGGCACAGTGA
- the serB gene encoding phosphoserine phosphatase SerB codes for MQRVCVFDSGQVRHDVFDPDALPPVLADLRSENDDVQVLPSEVSLAPPELVVMDVDSTLINEEVIDLLAAHAGVEDQVAAITERAMAGELDFEESLRERVALLKGVPVSALAEVADQVTLTPGVPEWVGALHEVDCHVAVVSGGFIEIVQPLADSVGIDDAFANQLESSGGVLTGKVTGPVVDRAFKARTLAQLAERVGATRTLAIGDGANDLDMVELATCGIAFCAKPALAEKADLVIRHRDMRQLVEIFCAPYMR; via the coding sequence ATGCAACGGGTATGTGTTTTCGACTCTGGTCAGGTTCGCCACGATGTTTTTGACCCTGATGCCTTGCCACCGGTTCTGGCTGATTTGCGTTCAGAAAACGACGATGTTCAGGTCCTGCCCTCAGAGGTGAGTCTTGCGCCGCCTGAGCTGGTGGTTATGGATGTGGATTCCACACTGATCAACGAAGAAGTGATTGATCTGCTGGCCGCTCACGCTGGTGTTGAAGACCAGGTTGCAGCGATCACGGAGCGGGCCATGGCTGGCGAGTTGGATTTTGAAGAGTCGTTGCGCGAACGCGTGGCGTTGCTCAAGGGAGTCCCGGTGAGTGCGCTGGCCGAGGTGGCTGACCAGGTGACGCTCACCCCTGGAGTACCCGAGTGGGTGGGGGCCTTGCACGAGGTGGATTGCCACGTGGCTGTTGTGTCCGGTGGCTTCATTGAGATTGTTCAGCCGCTTGCGGACAGTGTTGGCATCGATGACGCGTTTGCGAATCAGTTGGAGTCCTCCGGCGGAGTGCTCACTGGCAAGGTCACGGGGCCTGTTGTTGACCGGGCGTTCAAGGCCCGCACTCTTGCGCAGCTGGCCGAACGTGTAGGCGCTACGCGGACTTTGGCTATTGGTGATGGTGCGAACGACTTGGACATGGTCGAGCTGGCGACCTGCGGGATCGCGTTCTGTGCGAAACCCGCGTTGGCTGAAAAGGCCGATTTGGTCATCCGGCACCGTGACATGCGTCAGCTTGTAGAGATTTTCTGCGCACCGTACATGCGCTGA
- a CDS encoding metal-sensitive transcriptional regulator produces MTTDTATNDTGGDTETHQHGYISDKARYRSRMKRIEGQARGIAKMIDDEKYCIDILTQVSALTRALQGVATGLLDDHLKHCVLDAAKQGDEDAAIAKIQEASDAINRLVRS; encoded by the coding sequence ATGACTACCGACACGGCCACCAATGACACCGGCGGCGACACCGAGACCCACCAGCACGGCTACATCAGCGACAAGGCCCGCTACCGCAGCCGCATGAAGCGCATCGAAGGCCAGGCGCGCGGCATCGCGAAGATGATCGATGACGAGAAGTACTGCATCGACATCCTCACTCAGGTCTCCGCGCTCACCCGGGCACTTCAGGGGGTCGCGACCGGCCTGCTCGATGACCACCTCAAGCACTGCGTGCTCGACGCCGCCAAGCAAGGCGATGAGGACGCGGCCATCGCCAAGATCCAGGAAGCCTCCGATGCCATCAACCGACTCGTGCGCTCCTGA
- a CDS encoding CueP family metal-binding protein, with protein MPLAIVTPIHPSRSRLRLCATITALATSAVLLLSGCADAEPSVDAGSDHSLVAEHDLDGLNARDVIKRLDTAKVSDRSSELIASIEPEQLVLTDDQNKQTTLPMPKDEFYVSIAPYRGQTHECYFHSLTTCRGELANTDVDVTVVEATSGRTILDETLRTYDNGFVGIWLPRGIDASLTVSAEGRTTKQDISTRADDPTCLTGFQLT; from the coding sequence ATGCCCCTTGCCATTGTTACTCCGATCCACCCCTCCAGGAGCCGCCTGAGACTCTGCGCGACCATAACCGCGCTGGCGACCAGCGCCGTCCTCCTGCTCAGCGGCTGTGCTGATGCGGAACCGTCCGTCGACGCAGGGTCCGATCACTCATTGGTGGCCGAGCACGATCTGGACGGCCTGAATGCACGGGACGTCATCAAGCGCCTCGACACAGCGAAGGTGTCAGATCGCTCGTCTGAACTCATTGCTTCGATTGAACCCGAACAGTTGGTCCTGACCGACGATCAGAACAAGCAGACCACTCTGCCGATGCCAAAGGACGAATTTTACGTCTCTATCGCTCCCTATCGCGGGCAGACTCACGAATGCTACTTCCACAGCCTCACAACTTGTCGCGGCGAGCTCGCCAATACTGACGTCGACGTTACCGTGGTCGAGGCGACGTCTGGGAGGACCATCCTCGATGAAACGCTGAGGACTTACGACAACGGATTCGTGGGGATCTGGCTGCCACGCGGAATTGACGCGTCGCTCACAGTCTCAGCCGAAGGCCGCACCACAAAGCAGGATATATCGACCCGCGCAGATGACCCCACTTGCTTGACCGGATTTCAATTGACTTAA
- a CDS encoding TrmH family RNA methyltransferase yields MNTPKKADLSPQDIEALCEQHGIDPARVQHLAHVPPPEDYTHLTDVDLRKKLEPENGLFISESSKIIQRAHDAGMKFRSFFLNAHWLEPLAPVIAHHDVPIYVGSEADLEKVAGFRLHRGALASTQRPHLPNVAEVVRDASVVVVIEDLVDHTNVGAIFRSVAALGADAVLVTPRCADPLYRRAIRVSMGTVFQVPWTRIDPWPESIDTLQDAGFVVAGMTLGEGAITLDELVAEDYEKLALVFGSEGPGLTQATEQRLDRRVTIPMMGGVDSLNVAAASAIALYATRLRHKR; encoded by the coding sequence ATGAACACACCCAAGAAAGCCGACCTGAGCCCCCAAGACATCGAAGCGCTATGCGAACAACACGGCATCGACCCCGCCCGCGTGCAACACCTGGCTCACGTACCCCCGCCTGAGGACTACACGCACCTGACCGACGTGGACCTCCGGAAGAAACTCGAACCGGAAAACGGCCTTTTCATCTCCGAATCATCCAAGATCATTCAACGCGCCCACGACGCCGGCATGAAGTTCCGTTCGTTCTTCCTCAACGCCCACTGGCTCGAACCGCTCGCCCCGGTCATCGCCCACCACGACGTCCCCATCTACGTGGGAAGCGAAGCTGATCTAGAAAAGGTTGCCGGTTTTCGCCTCCACCGAGGTGCCCTGGCAAGTACCCAGCGTCCCCACCTTCCCAACGTTGCCGAGGTGGTGAGAGACGCCTCGGTCGTTGTCGTCATTGAAGATTTGGTGGATCACACGAACGTGGGCGCGATCTTCCGTTCCGTAGCCGCCCTTGGCGCCGACGCCGTCCTGGTAACACCCCGATGCGCCGACCCCTTGTACCGGCGAGCGATCCGAGTGTCGATGGGTACGGTCTTCCAAGTGCCGTGGACAAGAATCGATCCTTGGCCAGAGAGCATCGACACCCTCCAGGATGCAGGGTTCGTCGTTGCGGGCATGACTCTAGGCGAGGGCGCGATCACTTTGGACGAGCTGGTCGCTGAAGATTATGAGAAGCTCGCTCTCGTCTTCGGCTCCGAGGGTCCTGGGCTGACTCAAGCGACTGAGCAGCGGCTCGACAGAAGAGTCACGATCCCGATGATGGGCGGAGTTGACTCGTTAAACGTCGCGGCGGCCTCGGCAATCGCGCTCTATGCGACGAGGTTGCGCCACAAGAGGTAG
- the fabI gene encoding enoyl-ACP reductase FabI has product MGILEGKRILVTGVLTESSIAFAAARLAQEQGAEVILSSFGRQMKITTIIAERLPKPAPVIELDATSEEDLAALPERLGGNIDGIVHAIAFAPKDALGGVFLDTPFESVSTAIHVSAYSLKSIAVAAKSVLNPGAGIVGLTFDATVAWPAYDWMGVAKAAMESTSRYLAKYMGPDKIRVNLVSAGPLKTTAAKSIPGFEAFEDVWGDRAPLGWDQTDTEPAGKAIVALLSDWFPATTGEMVHVDGGLHSTGA; this is encoded by the coding sequence ATGGGAATTCTTGAAGGAAAGCGCATCCTCGTCACCGGTGTGCTCACAGAGTCGTCAATCGCATTCGCGGCCGCACGCCTTGCGCAGGAGCAGGGAGCAGAAGTCATTCTGTCCAGCTTCGGCCGTCAGATGAAGATCACCACCATCATCGCTGAACGACTGCCCAAACCAGCCCCGGTTATCGAACTCGACGCAACCAGCGAAGAAGACCTGGCAGCGCTACCTGAGCGTCTGGGCGGAAACATCGACGGAATCGTCCACGCGATCGCATTCGCACCAAAAGACGCACTCGGTGGCGTGTTCCTCGACACCCCATTTGAATCGGTCTCCACCGCGATCCACGTGTCTGCCTACTCGCTGAAGTCCATCGCCGTCGCCGCAAAGAGCGTGCTCAACCCCGGCGCCGGAATCGTGGGCCTGACCTTCGACGCAACCGTCGCATGGCCGGCATATGACTGGATGGGTGTGGCAAAGGCAGCCATGGAATCCACCTCGCGCTACCTCGCCAAGTACATGGGACCGGACAAGATCCGCGTCAACCTGGTATCCGCCGGACCACTCAAGACCACCGCCGCCAAGTCCATCCCCGGCTTCGAAGCCTTCGAAGACGTGTGGGGCGACCGCGCGCCACTCGGGTGGGACCAAACCGACACCGAACCAGCCGGGAAAGCCATCGTCGCTCTTCTCTCCGACTGGTTCCCCGCCACCACCGGCGAAATGGTCCACGTCGACGGAGGCCTGCACTCAACAGGCGCATAG
- a CDS encoding TSUP family transporter: MTFDLLTSTLIFLAGLAAGTINAVVGSGTLITFPALVAFGVPPQAATMSNALGLIPGNIASSFGYREDLRGSGDKLKRWIPASMAGSLIGAALLVILPEKSFELIVPVLIVLALVMVVIQPRLQKYLKARQSNAVTHSTIAVYCVLFFTAIYGGYFAAAQGIILIGLLGIVLDEPLQTINGYKNVLVLFVNLVSATAYTVIGFNKISWMAVLLIAAGSLVGGYVGARIGRKLNPTVLRAVIVILGMVAFVRILGIHA, encoded by the coding sequence GTGACGTTTGATCTGCTCACCAGCACGCTCATCTTCCTTGCGGGGCTGGCCGCTGGCACTATCAACGCGGTGGTGGGCTCCGGAACTCTGATTACCTTTCCCGCGCTCGTGGCCTTTGGCGTGCCACCCCAAGCCGCGACCATGAGTAACGCGCTTGGGCTCATCCCAGGAAACATCGCATCGTCATTCGGATACCGTGAAGATCTCCGCGGCTCCGGCGACAAACTCAAACGCTGGATACCCGCATCGATGGCCGGCTCCCTCATCGGTGCCGCACTCTTGGTGATCCTGCCGGAAAAGTCCTTCGAGCTCATCGTGCCGGTCCTTATCGTTCTCGCGCTCGTCATGGTGGTGATACAGCCACGCCTCCAGAAATACCTCAAGGCTCGCCAATCCAACGCCGTCACACACAGCACCATCGCGGTGTATTGCGTCCTGTTCTTCACCGCCATCTACGGCGGCTACTTCGCAGCGGCCCAAGGCATTATTCTCATCGGGCTTCTAGGCATAGTCCTCGATGAGCCACTCCAAACGATCAACGGATACAAAAACGTCCTCGTCCTGTTCGTCAACCTCGTATCAGCAACCGCCTACACCGTCATCGGGTTTAACAAGATCTCGTGGATGGCCGTACTGCTCATTGCGGCCGGATCGCTCGTAGGCGGTTATGTGGGTGCGCGCATCGGCCGAAAACTCAACCCCACCGTGTTGCGCGCCGTGATCGTGATCCTGGGCATGGTCGCGTTTGTGCGCATCTTGGGAATCCACGCATGA